Within the Pygocentrus nattereri isolate fPygNat1 chromosome 28, fPygNat1.pri, whole genome shotgun sequence genome, the region CCATGAGGCTATTTTTGCAATGCTGCCATCCCTAATGAATAAAGATGGACTTCTGGTAGCCAATGGGAAGGGCTTTGTGACAAGAGAGTTTTTACGTAGTCTACGTAAACCCTTCAGTGAAATTATGGAACCCAAGTTTGAGTTTGCTGTGAAGTTCAACGCCTTGGAGCTGGATGACAGTGACTTGGCTCTGTTTGTGGCAGCCATCATATTGTGTGGAGGTGAGTGTTTAGACAGTGATGCAAGGGTGATGCTGAATAGTAGGTGTGCACCAATAGTCAAACCTAGAGTTCATGCCAGTGATGTATAATTTCAGCTCAGTAACCTTATGTTCTTACACAATTCTGGCTTAATTTCACACGTTTTCCagactgtttttcagttttctacgTCCTCTAAATGTTCTATAATCAGAAAAGTCATTTTGTACAGGCTGCCAAGTGTTTGGAACAGGAGCTGATCGAAGTGTCACTGTGTCTGCGTTCAACAGAGTATTCATTCACAAAACTGTGCCTTGAAGAATATTTAATGATGAGTTATACTTTTCTTTAGAATCTTCTCAACTGAGATATGTGGCTTTTtgctctgtctccctgtctagACCGTCCTGGACTCATGAACATGAAGCAGGTAGAGCAGATCCAGGACAGCATCCTCCAGGCCCTGGACCAGCACCTGCAGGTGCAGCATCCTGATTTGCCTCACCTCTTCCCCAAGCTGCTGCAGAAGATGGCTGACCTCCGGCAGCTGGTCACCGAGAACGCTCAGCTGGTCCAAATGATTAAAAAGACTGAATCTGAGACGTCCCTCCATCCACTTCTACAAGAAATATACAAGGACATGTACTAAGTCTTACAGCTTAGTAGACTCTTAACCAGGACGGAAAGACATGTATATTGTACCCAGGTCTACATGGTGCTGTAGACACCTTGAGATTTTTATATAGACTGCTATGGAGTTTTACAGATACTGTATTTGAAAACTGACTTTTTTCTTAGGGAGAAGGTTTGtgggttttttcttttccttttttcataatAAATCTTAATTTTGTCATTAAGGTCCATCTTGCTTAGTTTCCACCTGGTCAACAGCATGGAGATATCACAATATAATCCCAACAGTATTCTGACTAAGATGTGTGTTATGTAGACACCTTTTTCCCCAGTGATGCTCTGAAATAGGCTTTGGTAAATCCTAACATAGTTTCACTAGAACGTCTTGCATTGTGCATTTATCAaggctgcacacacacacacacacttttagaGTCCCTTAATTTGCCCGTTTTGTGAATTTTGTCAAAGCCCCCAGTATCGAACTCAGTGCCAGAGTGTTATAGAAACATTGTTTGAATCAAATGTTCTCACTTGTGTCCACGACCTCGTAGTTGCTTTGAAAGGAAATGCTACATTAATTTTGTTTCCCTAACATGTGCACACTGCTAAATCAGAATACTGCCTTATTCACAGTGTTGTCCATATTCAGTCTATTGTGTGCAATTATCTCTTCTAGTGACCTGCTTTTCATTTGCCCATATATGATTGAGTTTCAAGTAGAACCGATATGTAAACAGTACATCAGAACACACagttaaaggggcattccagcTTAAAACGAGCATTTGATATGCTGTCATGCTGTGTAATATTCTCTAGCACAGCACTGCCctcctcagcctcatcagtttgacagaatccACAATTTATCCTTTCTGTGTTTTGGTCcttcagtgttctctcactacattACCCACCATGCATTATGCACATAAAAAGACATCCTGACTGCTGGCTTAGCAACTGATTAACAGGCTAAAAATAACAGCTGTGGGTTTCCTAGCAGTGCTGTTGGCCATCTTTAAACTAGGAAATCTCACCATAGAAAATACTTCTGCGCCACTGTAAGAGGCATATTTACAACCCATGTAGAGGTTAATggttacattttaaattttggCCAGAATGTCCCTTTAAGCCAGTCTTTCTCCTTTGCTATTGACTGTGTCATCTTTGTAGGAAATGATATATGCTGTAGTTCACTTTACGGATTGGGTTCTATGAggattgttttgtgtgtgtgtgcatatgttttAGCCATATACTGCTATTCTTGGACTGTTAAGATCTAACATTATACTTGGGAAGCACACAGCACCTGCTGCAGACTCCAGATATCAAGCTAAGTGTTTCTGGAGAATAGCAGCAAATAATGCGAATCATGTGTGGGAGTTTTATTCTGATGCAGATGGGGTGATGAATGCCAAACTGCTTTAATGATGAATTAATTTCACTTAAGATGCTTCAAAATGAAATTCTTCAGAACACTCGTGTTCATTTCTTGTTCACGTGTCACCCTGTTATACAGATTTGTGAGTTCTTCCTTTTAAAGTCAATAATCGTGTAATGTTGTATGGCCCAAAGTTGCATCCACATAAAATAGCTTAGAGGATTTTAGTCTTTAACCCTACAGACATGAGACTGGCTGTATGATACAACCACCTACATATCTGTATATTTCACCTaatacgtttttttttgttttgagtttgtttttttccctgtttgAAGGCATTTGAGATGCTACCATGTGCTGACATAGTTTATATGTTTGCTGCTGTAAAGCTGAAGAGCACAATACAAATGACCTATATAACCAATGGGGTGTTTAtttggtttgatatgaaatctTGCCTTGTTTACTTTGTCCTGaatgcacatacacactttTCATTCAATGTAAATCGGCAGCCTTTCAGTATTTGCGAGCAGCTACTCAGTTGTTTACTGTGTCTCTCCCAGTAAGGCAGCAGCTGCTGGAAACCAGAGTTGAGTCATCAGTTGTTTCCTTCACAAGCCACTTGCACTAAATGCAGCATGTATGTTTTAGATCACTGTTGGTTTCTGTAGGTGTGTGTCGTTTATCTGAGATATTTGTGATATCAGTCTTTCACGAAGTGGGACAGCTCAGTTACCTAGATAACTAAAGACCGAAACAGAAGACCAAGGCTGTGCAGGTCCTACTGGGCAAGTCCTCACTTAGAACctaaagtgatagttcagtaGAAAATGAAATTTAATCAGTTTTCCGCTCTGACCACAACTGTAGTCAAACATCCAAGACACGTTTGCTTCTGTGGTCCTATGAAGTTAATGTAGCCatcaagtaatggaagcttatacacCTAAATCATCATGTTATCCTGAATTTccatctcaaatagacttgtttatgtagtttttacTGATATTCTATTGATATTTATAGAAATGGACATACAAAATTCActacttctctcttttttgtatGTGATAGAAACCCACAGGTCTCTATCTGATAGTTCACCGCTCCTCGTGGTGGGAGGCAGATGTGTGATGTTTGGTAGGATGAATACATTATTTattagccccccccccccggcaCTTTAACGGGCAGATCTGCATTTGCCGATGTCGAAGTGGGCGTGTCTATCCGCCCCACAAAGAGCCAATTGACTAAAGGTTATTTTAATTGATGGAGCCACGCCCACCAATTATATATGTGTGCATTTAATGCGCCCAACGGCAGAGGCCGAGGAGCGAACTACCAGATGGAGGATAGACGTTTGAGTGAAGGCTTTAGCGAACGTAGTGTTTGTAGGTAAGAAGGAGCAAAGAAAGTGGTTTTAACGCGAGGTTTTAAAGGCGGTCCTATAAACGTCGCGAAAGGCGAGGGGGTCTTGTGTTCGTGGCTTGGCGGAATTAAAACGTTGAGGTTTTAAGCTCTTCTGGCCAGTGTGCGGCATTAGCTGGGTCACGCCAGCGCCGCATAACTCATCCCTTTTAAGGGATTCACTTTTTTTGAAGAGTATCATGTACacggtggtgtgtgtgtgtgtgtgtgtgtgtgtgtgtgtgtctttagaCTCCTACACGAAGCTCctatcaccaaaaagggttaaaTAAACGAGAGAGAAGTAGTGACCGGTGTTTACGAGGCGAAGCTCGGGACTTTCTCTCTCGCCCCTCATTGGCTGATCAGGCTCCGTGCGTGACGCAGGTCCCCTCGGTACTGCCCCTCTGGTCACCGAGTAAATGAGTGAAGCGACCACAACTTTAGTCCTAGTTACTGGTCAGTCGGCCAACACTAGCTCCCGCAGATGGACGGATGCCGAGTCCCGCGCAGACAGTCAGGAAAACGCGGTTTTAGTGTAGAAGGGCGAATCTGCAGGTATGGACTCCGGAGCCGCGGGCGGGTGTGTTTACACGTAAAGCTGCCCGCCTGGCTAGCCGAGCAGCCGCCGTTAGCCACGAGCTGTGTTTACACCCGGTTATGCCCTGGAAGTTTCCGCGGTGTCGGGATCTGTTTTATATGATCCGCGTCAGCGCGCGCGCCTCGCGTTTTCCTGTTGAAACTCGCGGATTTAGTTTCCAGCAAAACTTTCTTGAGGTAACGACGTAGTTTCGCTTTCCCGGCTAACGCTCAGCCGTAATCCACGGCAGCCAGTGGCTGGTGGCTGGCTTTCACACGGTCCTCAGCCCTCTCAGCAGGAGTTCTTCAGTGAAGGGACTGGTTCTGTGTGGAGAAGTCTTCAGACCGCCTGTGGTTCTACCACAGAACCTTTTCGAGAAGTTCTGTGTAGCATCGCTTGTTGGGATGTGACGCTCGTAATGATGGAAGGACCcctttggtgctgtgtagaacctttttcaaaatggttcaaAGTAGAACCTTATAGAACACGTTCTCAATCAGCTGGTTCTGATGAACCTCTTTCGCTATGCAGAGATCTCGTTCAGCGTCAGATGATTCTATGTAacccatggttctaaatagaagcgGTCACTTtggtaaagaacccttgaagggttggtaaagaaccttttttaagaaAGTTCTTGGCAGAAATTGTCCTGTTCTAGACTCGGATGCTCATCGAAATGTCAACAAATCTTGTGTAACCCGGCCATTGCTCTGTTTGTGTCTCAGGCAGTTCATAAACGGCTCCTGTAGGTATGGTCAGCGCTGTTATTATCTGCATGAGTGGCCCACAGTGCCCTCAGTTCAGGTGTGCAGGTACTTCCAGAAAGGAAGTTGCTGGTTTGGTGATAACTGCAGGTAAGACCTGCCTCCGTCTGGTGTGCCTTACCTCTTACCGATTTCGCTGTTGCGTTTTTCATGTGTGTTCCCCATTTTCAATTACAGGTATCTTCACGTTCCTTGTACGGCTAGTGAGACGTCAGGCAGCAGGCGAGGCTCAGCACCTGTAGTCCACTCCTCTGCCTTGGCTGGCCATGCCTTGACTGGGCGTAGGGGGTCTGAGCCCTCCCTTCTTGCAGATCAGGGTGCACACGGCTCAAGACGGAGAGGGTCTGAGCCTCTGCTTACAAGCTTTATAAGCCTACAGCAGAATTTACAACATCCAGCTGCAGGTATcgcagaggaggaagaggatgcAGCTGCTGAAGCAGGGCCTGTACCTCGCCGGCAGGGTACTGTCGCAgcatttttgtgtttacatgGAATGTTTCTTCAGTCATTTGACCATTTTGTCAGGCAGGTCTACCATAGGTGCCCTTTGTAGGTATACAGGTACTATATGTGGCATAGACGGTTATCCTCCCTCCACGTTTTAAGCTGCTCCATCTTGCTGCTTGTTCTGAGAATAGTCTGCTTACTAACAATATTGGGCCGACAGTGGTCttttggtcagaaactgaccactgacgaAGGGCTAAAAGAACAGTTTCAtttacagggtaggtgtttttGTAATGGAGCCCTGTTAGTTTGGAGCACTTGAACGCTTTGTGCCTTATGCACTTTCACCATGAGCAACATGCACGTCCATAACGTTACcaggttagtgtcactgctgtgctggaAATGGCTTACCGCCCGAAGCGGTGGTCCTCTGGGTCCTCTTTATTGATGGATGGTTTAGGAGGCAGATGGTGTGGAGCTATAAATGGGCTAGTCAGTTGTGTACCTAACATGCAtctgtatgttgtgtgtgtgtgtgtgtgtgtgtgtgtgtgtacctgttgGCATATGTGACTTTGCCGACTGAAATGAAGATGCATCCATGTCTCTATTGAACTTAACTCTGTAGTTGTTACGTTGACTAGCAGAAGATAACCGTGTCTTCATGTGCAGATGTGGGATGGCCGCTACAAAGTACTTGCGCTAGTCCCAGTCATTCAAACAGCACTGAATCTGCTGGCTCCGTGTCTCATGCAGCTTCTGCTGAAGCTCAGGAAAAAATGGTGTCTGAAACTGACAAACAGGTGAGCTGTGGGTTTGTGGTtggggtgtttgtgtgtgggtttttttttcttttagtcaCTGAGCCAGTGATTTACTTTATCATGTTCAGGAAGCCAGTCTGCAGGATGGACTGGAGAGTGGTGCAACAGCTTCAGCTGAGCAGGACCCAACAGATGCCTACAATAAAAGCAAAGATGTGTTCTGTGGCATCTGCATGGACAAAGTTTACGAGAaggccacagagagagagaggcgcttTGGCATCTTGCCCAACTGCAGCCATGCTTTCTGCCTTGGTTGTATCATGACATGGCGAAAGACCAAAGAGTTCCAGGAAGATGTAATTAAGTAAGCTCGTTAAAACATGTTCCTTACCTGCTTTCAAGCAATGACGCATGTGTTgtcactgtctttttttttttttttttttttttttttggactacTCCAtgactatttttttatttttgaacagGGCCTGTCCACAGTGCAGAGTGAAGTCCTCATTTTACATTCCCAGCAAATATTGGGTCTGTGAGGATGAGCCAAAGGCAGCACTGATCTCTTCGTTTAAAGAGAAAAGCAGGTTGGGTGATTTGCATCTTCACTCTTGACTTGGTCTGTATGAAGTAATCGTCTGACTTATCACAAAAACGGTCAGAGGCTATGGGGAAGTGAGGCATTTCATGCATCCTATCCCTGAACTTCAGTGTGGTGTAGAAATCTAGTTTTGTAGTCTTCAGCTTGTCTTCAGCAGACTTGTGGctttttttgtaatataattactgtactgtagattCAACTGGTTCTTTTTTTACAAAATGGATCATATTAAAGGACAAACTGTCATGTATAACTTGCACCGTGAGCAGGGTGCTTCTTGGTATCCTATCTGAAGGAACTGTTTCTCCCCATCCAGCAAAATGAAGTGCAATTTCTTCATGCGTCATGGATGCTGCCCCTTTGCATCGGAGTGCATTTTCAGCCATGACCTGCCACCTGGGCACAGACCTCAATGTAGACCCTTTAGACCAAAGGTAACTTCTCTCTTTAGGGGCTTACCGGCCTAAAACGAGTTTAATGGTTGTCATGTAGCACCACATCGCTTGGcccagtttgacagaattcatgatttttcattagttgacaccacagggatttcAAATCATAACTACTTTCCTAGCAGCTGATCTGCAGGCCAAGAAATCCAACCAAACTAACTTTGCAACTCTTACCTTGGTGTCTAGGTAAACTTGCTAACGTTAGCTTTTATCTTGTCTTCCTCATCTGATGAGTCACTGGTCATTTAAGCAATTGGTTCTCCATTCATTAATGAATTCAAGCCATATACCAGTTGTATGGCTGCAGTGATGTTCAGCTGTGAGTTATGACCTGAGGAATCCTTTAATTTTGCTTTTCTGTACAGTGGAATGGTGTTGCATTAGTTATGCTGGTGGTACTTTGGAAAGCTGAAATAAATCTACTAACGTCATTCTTTCCCCCCACTAGAGTGCTGCAGACTTGCTGGATCAACGGCTTTTGAGCTACTTCATTACCCTGGGACTCTTGGATAATGAGGACTTTGATTTTCTTGATCTAATAGACTTTTGAGCCTGTGGTCATCTTGGCTTTCTAGAGCTCATGCAGTCTTCAATTCTGGGTCCTGGAGAAGGTCATAATATCTAAAGTAATAAGTTAATCTGTCATTAAGGGAAGTTGGTGAGATCAGAGGCGCATGTGCCTCCTGCTTTAGATGAATCTAGTCAAACTGCTACCCTGGATGCTGTTGAGCCATTCTGAGTTGGTTAACTTTCTGCCTGTTTGGCTAACTTAGCCATGTTAGATTTACTGGGATATTGTTAAAGGAAAGACTGTTCAACTTCAAAGGGTGCAGTTCTGTCTTTGTCCTCAGACTTCACCACAAAGGAGACTGGGTCAAAGTATTTTTGCTGTAActtgaaaaaatgaatttgaaattTTCATTGTTAATACTTGATCTAGTGCTTTATTGTTCACTTATGTACCTTTTTTTTGTAATCATTTTCACCTCAGTGTATTACTCGACTACTtgcacctttttattttttttttttttgtgtgtcactGAGACCAGATTTTAATGGTATTTTGTCTTTAGTGAATTTTTATGTGTCTAGACTCTGCCACTTTAGCCATGTCTGACTTGATGTTCTTGTTAATCCAAATACTACTGGCCAGAGGATTGATTTAGCCCAGTACTGGGCTGGATGGTAGTTTGCTCTAGCTCTGGGAAAACTAGTCGTCCACGTGTAACCTGTTGGCAAGGCTTTTGAAGACTTGGTGTATTGCAGTGTTGACTGGTACAACCAGGACTTGGCATCACTATAGCTTTTATTGCCCATGTTTGTATTTAGTTgagaaagtgaaaataaaatgcGATTTTGCCTCATTTTGCTCTCCTTTGTCAAAGTTCATGCCTTCATTTGAAAGTTCAGCATCTAAgcttcttttacattttatacatgttaGTTTGACATGTAACTCTGGCATCAGTTATCAATACACTTTGAAATCTGTAAGATTTATTTTCTAATGTTTAGTTTTTGGGCTGGTATATTTGCTGTTCATCTGAATAAATAGAAAACGGAAAtgatcagaatcctttattgatcccagggggaaattgcagttgtttaGTTGCAGCCatgtatgtaaaagaataaatactttaatttaaaacagatttgcaatatgtacaagatttaagttcttatgaatacagtaaagtggcagtgactgaATATTAAACATCTTGTATATGGCAGTTTAAATTATTGTACCTTGGAGTTATTGCAGTGACTACACACATAAGCAGAactgtttggtattgagttttgcacagatgatccacgctttgtgaatcacacactgagggaggagttagtTTGATGACCACAGGTAAGAGTGGTATTTTGGTAGactgagtcttgcactgaatgagctcctgtgtctcatgtcagagagagggtgggagccACTGTCCATAGATTTCAAATATATTACAACTACTTTCTAAGTACGAGTGGACTTCTGTCATGCAATGGCATACATTAGGGGGCGGTATGGGATGCAGTCCGCAGCCCACTGAAACCAGAAGAACAACGAACCAGCGCCGGTTTATGATCAGCCTGTTTCCTCCTATTCACCCACCAGGACTGCTACTCGGCAGGGGGCGctcgcgagtgagtcctcaatgaaggggagtaaatggagctcaacggctaaaaacgaaaattAAAATATGTTCTGATCACTCGCACAGAACGTTTTTAATTTCAGAAAGGATGCATTTCACTCTAAAAGCTAAGAAAACTCAcctatatttttctgtttttctacagcaaacgggtttagggcagcaggaggcgggctttactgctagagcgtcatgattgattggcgagcggagccgctcattggctgttcgcgctcactgacgtcacgTTTTAAACTACGGCCGTTTTAAACTATATCTCGAGTTtgaaagctcttaaaaatataatggaggtattaaaatgttttatgacgTTTTTACGAAACGTTTTTacactaaaaatgtttaagcatttatagaCTATGATTTTTCATGGTTTTcattccattcattttggactcactcgggagcgccctctagcgtttgagaaaaccggaagacattgcagagtgggaATTCCACTGTTGCTAACTTAGCGACTTTTCAGAGCCTCTAGcgactttattttttaaaaagcgaCAAATCTAGCGACTTTTTGTGGTGTTATTGGAGACTTTTGGAGACTCTGAGATGAACCGCTCCACGCCCACACTGCGCATGCGCCGCCCCGTATTTACAGAGCGGGATGTACATAGAAATCGGAAGTCTGGAGACCCTTAACTCAGTCCTGTATGTCCGATACGCTCTCAGGCTGTCTGCTGAGGCTCGCTATGAGCTCAAGCTGCCTGATGATGTTTTGCAGCTTTTTGGCACATCAGCTGCTTATTCATATAAGTCGGCTCCCTCAGCTGAACCTGCCATAGAAGACCAAAATGAAGATGACCTACTCTTTCAGTGAGCCAGAACAGTTTGTGAATAATAGTTttgaaactaaagaaaaaaagaaaaataaataaataaaaaaactaaaaataaataaataaaaaaactaaaaataaattaaaaataaaaactaagtAACTGACTAAGTGTCTCTTTTAAGGTCACTTTGCCGTCCCAAGCCCTGATAAAGGAGGAGGGTTGAACGTAGAACAGCAGTTCCTGCTAACTGCTACTCTAACAATTATGTTATGctattcacacttcggtctgccagacttgggtacagacgtgtgatgtgtatcccactggtaaagaactctttcctcaggaataacctgcacctactgtcactttaactgtagcacatgtttacaattgcactattgcactttagcactcatttctgctgcagacaatcatgttcccggcaaggcacagcaccatccatccataccactgtaatttatacactgCAACCTAACCTGttgtaaatttaaaaacctCTATTAGTAGCCTATATTTAGTgcgttatttcttgattaatatatatgcttgtatatatactcttttgtgtttttaacgttatatttggcattcttagcgaggagcaaagtaagcttttcattatatataaggaaacctgtttcctctgtgcaaatgacaataaacactttgaacttgagCTTGAATTtaacaacacagcaaaaaactgatttatgtaatttaCGTAAAAATGATTCATACACAGCATTAAAGCCATGAGCGTGTTTTGAGAAGTGACTGCTTTCAAAGGCAGCAGAAGGTGTTCATTTGTTCCGAGTTCATCTGTTTTCCTTTACAGCTTCAAAAACATAGATTATGCTAATTAGGCGATGACGTCATTCGGCGACTTCTAGCGACTTTTCGCAGAGCCAATAGCGACTTTCCTTACTGAAGAGTTGGCAACACGGGGGAATCCTCGCCTTCTTCGAGTCCGTTTAGCAGAGGGCTGAGTTTTCCCGGAGTTTTCTCTGAGAGGGGCTTTTAAACAGACCTCACAACATGTCACTGACACATGGGTAGCGCGTTAGCCCCCCCGCCTGATCAGGCGCGATGGCGCCTTCACTGCACGGATTTCACGGAACTTCCCGTTTATTAGCGCACGCGTTGCTCACCGGCGGCGTGAATGGAGCCCAAAAAGTGTTCGCCAGGCTGAGAGGAGCTGATGCAGCCTTCGGTTTGCGCTGCTTTCTGGAGTCCTTATGTGGAGACGAGGCGAGGCTGGATAAGGACACTCAAGCCCTGACTAGGTAACGTCGAGCAAGCTAACGGTTAAACACTGAAACACATGGAGCCGTTTCAGCCTTTCACAGCTCAGTGTAACCATGTGAACCTGTTACTACTAACTCAGCTCAGAGAAGGAAGGAATACCGACGTTAATAAGTCATTTGTATAAGTACACTAGTTAGCCATAACACCCTCATTGTACTTCTGCTCAGTGTCCATCTCTCAACTCACTTTACCATATAGGCGCGTTTGGTAGATCTGCAAGTACAGCCTGTTGTCCAtctgttgtccatctgtttctctggccattacagagcaggtattatttgggtggtggatcctGAGGCAGCACTACAAggcactgcagtgtctgatccagTCGTACCAGCAAAAGACATACTGACACTACCAACACGCCAACAGtgcctcactgtcactgctggagtgagaatagtccaccaactaaaaatagCCAGTGACCAGTGTCCtgcgaccactgatgaaggactgacaaactgtgcagcaacatcTACGATGTGAACCAACAAGGTCACTGTCACTCGTACCTGCACAACGTAGAATAGAGTACTGGAccatctgtctctgtgtttgttcacacattgtgaaattagacctctgcgtttaacccgtccgtgcagtgaaacacccacagacacgctagtgaacacacacactagggggtagtgggcacacttgcccggagcggtgggcagccctatccacggtgcctggggagcagttgggggttaggtgtcttgctcaagggcacctcagtcacagaccGTCTGCCGAAGGGATCGAACCTTCCGGTCAccgggccggttccctaacctccggcCCACGACTGTCCGTGTGAGCCACTGTAGTGCTGatgatgatccaccacccaaataatactggCTCTGGacgggtcctgaccactgaagaagaggGTCAAAAGGGGTTAACAAAGTAACAGGGAAACGGATGAACTACAGGCAGTAATTGTAGAACAGCAAGTTATTTGTAGTGTTGTGTAGTTTTCTGTAATGCAGTCTgcatctctcagcctcatcatTTCAACAGAATTCATGAGTTCgtgtcctttttgtgttttccctccttcagtgttctctcaatacaatacccagcatgcattgtgcACGCACAatgtggaaaaagaaatggactGATGTAGAGGTTAATACAAGCGTATGTGATATACTGATCAGCTACCAGGAAAAAATGGCACTACTGTAGGAGATGTGTAGGCATGTTTACGATGGATGTAGCTATGGTTAATTTTTTTTGGGCAGAGTATCAcattaatatgcaaatgaatgtaATCCTTATCAGT harbors:
- the mkrn4 gene encoding makorin, ring finger protein, 4 isoform X1, whose protein sequence is MDGCRVPRRQSGKRGFSVEGRICRQFINGSCRYGQRCYYLHEWPTVPSVQVCRYFQKGSCWFGDNCRYLHVPCTASETSGSRRGSAPVVHSSALAGHALTGRRGSEPSLLADQGAHGSRRRGSEPLLTSFISLQQNLQHPAAGIAEEEEDAAAEAGPVPRRQDVGWPLQSTCASPSHSNSTESAGSVSHAASAEAQEKMVSETDKQEASLQDGLESGATASAEQDPTDAYNKSKDVFCGICMDKVYEKATERERRFGILPNCSHAFCLGCIMTWRKTKEFQEDVIKACPQCRVKSSFYIPSKYWVCEDEPKAALISSFKEKSSKMKCNFFMRHGCCPFASECIFSHDLPPGHRPQCRPFRPKSAADLLDQRLLSYFITLGLLDNEDFDFLDLIDF
- the mkrn4 gene encoding makorin, ring finger protein, 4 isoform X2 yields the protein MEDRRLSEGFSERSVCRQFINGSCRYGQRCYYLHEWPTVPSVQVCRYFQKGSCWFGDNCRYLHVPCTASETSGSRRGSAPVVHSSALAGHALTGRRGSEPSLLADQGAHGSRRRGSEPLLTSFISLQQNLQHPAAGIAEEEEDAAAEAGPVPRRQDVGWPLQSTCASPSHSNSTESAGSVSHAASAEAQEKMVSETDKQEASLQDGLESGATASAEQDPTDAYNKSKDVFCGICMDKVYEKATERERRFGILPNCSHAFCLGCIMTWRKTKEFQEDVIKACPQCRVKSSFYIPSKYWVCEDEPKAALISSFKEKSSKMKCNFFMRHGCCPFASECIFSHDLPPGHRPQCRPFRPKSAADLLDQRLLSYFITLGLLDNEDFDFLDLIDF